A DNA window from Sulfitobacter sp. BSw21498 contains the following coding sequences:
- a CDS encoding MarR family transcriptional regulator: MDKKSWARIRTPGYQIRRLHQLSVAVFLDCLQHVNLTPIQYTILVIIDMEPGVEQTSIASRAGLDASTVADVVKRLVKHGMVKREVGIRDKRSRVAFITSSGKVAITDAAPLIEDAIQNMLSPLASDEQQNFLSMIDRILTHNTSEKLVSTDGRPWQRELRS; the protein is encoded by the coding sequence ATGGACAAAAAATCGTGGGCAAGAATTCGAACGCCGGGGTACCAAATTCGGCGTTTACACCAGTTATCAGTTGCCGTTTTCCTGGATTGCTTGCAGCACGTTAACTTGACGCCGATCCAATATACGATCCTTGTGATAATCGATATGGAGCCCGGAGTTGAGCAAACGAGCATTGCATCGCGAGCTGGTTTAGATGCCTCAACTGTCGCCGACGTAGTGAAGCGGCTTGTAAAGCACGGTATGGTCAAACGAGAAGTCGGGATAAGAGATAAACGATCTCGTGTAGCGTTTATAACTTCGTCCGGCAAAGTAGCTATCACCGATGCCGCGCCCCTTATTGAAGACGCTATTCAGAATATGCTCTCGCCGTTGGCCAGTGATGAGCAACAGAATTTCCTAAGTATGATAGATCGTATCCTTACACACAATACGTCTGAGAAATTGGTATCGACTGACGGAAGGCCTTGGCAACGGGAATTAAGGTCGTGA
- a CDS encoding TRAP transporter large permease has product MSNLEIGLICIGVLVFLVANRVPIGFALIGVSFVGIYWISGPRAAWGTISLVPQTFAATWTLSSIPMFLMMGYVSYRAGLTRGLFKCARLWLSALPGGLAVASVFGAAGFAAVAGSSIACSAAMGRIAFPEMVKYNYDPKLAAGTLAVAGTLGALIPPSILMILYGIIAQVPIASLFVGGISVGLITALGYIGLIIVRVKLKPELAPAVNEEITWGMRFRALRETIPILVLVLGVFGGLLAGFFTPTEAGAVGSVLSILISIASRSLSFEDLWEAAVETLTTTSGLFIIGCGAALLIRFLALSGSGEFITNLVIGFGSDPIFLILGIAVIYLVLGMFLEPIGAMLLTLPIVLPIVETAGFNLIWFGVFLTKLLEIGMISPPMGMNVFVIKGVVGDKVSLGGIFQGILWFLMIDLVIGSILVAFPELVLIPVSWLN; this is encoded by the coding sequence ATGAGCAATCTTGAAATAGGCCTGATTTGCATAGGTGTCCTTGTTTTTTTGGTGGCGAATAGGGTCCCGATTGGATTTGCTCTTATTGGCGTGTCTTTTGTAGGAATTTACTGGATCAGTGGACCAAGAGCCGCTTGGGGAACCATCAGTCTAGTGCCGCAGACATTTGCAGCCACATGGACACTGAGCTCGATTCCGATGTTTCTTATGATGGGCTATGTCAGCTACCGGGCGGGGCTAACGCGCGGTCTGTTCAAATGCGCTCGTCTATGGCTATCGGCGTTGCCGGGAGGCTTGGCGGTAGCTTCTGTATTTGGGGCCGCTGGTTTCGCAGCCGTCGCAGGCTCCTCCATCGCATGCTCGGCCGCGATGGGTAGGATCGCTTTCCCAGAAATGGTCAAATATAACTATGATCCAAAGCTTGCGGCTGGCACCCTAGCCGTAGCCGGGACGCTTGGGGCTCTTATTCCCCCGTCAATCCTGATGATCCTATACGGTATTATAGCGCAGGTCCCAATTGCGTCACTTTTTGTGGGCGGGATATCTGTCGGTCTGATCACAGCACTTGGTTACATCGGATTGATTATTGTGCGGGTGAAGTTGAAGCCTGAACTTGCGCCGGCGGTAAACGAAGAGATCACTTGGGGAATGCGTTTCAGGGCGCTAAGGGAGACAATACCGATCTTAGTATTGGTCCTGGGGGTGTTCGGAGGTCTTCTCGCTGGGTTCTTTACACCCACAGAGGCGGGAGCGGTGGGATCGGTGCTCTCGATACTTATTTCGATTGCGTCTCGTTCTTTAAGCTTCGAAGACCTCTGGGAAGCAGCGGTCGAAACCTTAACCACCACGTCTGGCCTTTTTATAATCGGTTGTGGCGCAGCTTTACTTATACGTTTCCTCGCGCTCAGCGGTTCAGGAGAATTCATAACAAATCTAGTTATCGGTTTTGGTTCGGATCCGATATTCCTGATCCTCGGGATCGCAGTAATATACCTTGTTTTGGGTATGTTTCTCGAACCCATCGGCGCAATGCTGCTAACACTTCCAATCGTGCTACCTATTGTCGAGACGGCTGGATTTAACCTCATTTGGTTTGGCGTCTTCCTAACCAAACTTCTTGAGATCGGAATGATTTCGCCTCCAATGGGAATGAATGTCTTTGTCATCAAAGGGGTTGTTGGCGACAAGGTATCTCTAGGTGGTATTTTTCAGGGAATTTTGTGGTTTCTGATGATTGACTTGGTCATCGGCAGCATACTTGTCGCCTTCCCAGAGTTGGTATTGATACCGGTCTCATGGTTGAATTAG
- a CDS encoding SMP-30/gluconolactonase/LRE family protein: MKLTKVCEGLDFPEGPIAMADGTVILVEIRGQTLSRVDPEGKIDVIAKLGGGPNGAAVGPDGMIYVCNNGGFVWTETDGIRRPIGTPEGYKGGSIQRVDPSNGSFETIYESCEGQPLRGPNDIVFDANGGFYFTDLGKSTSTYVHHGAFYYAKTDGSHIARVHSPMITPNGIGLSPDNSTVYVAETRTSRIWSFDLVAPGEIGPLSFDMPGRLVATLPDYQLLDSLAVQADGKICVATLMRGGISIVCPESGEVEFVEVEGDPYTTNICFGGEDMSDAWITASGTGCLYHARWKSPGLRLNYNG, translated from the coding sequence ATGAAGCTTACTAAAGTTTGCGAGGGTCTAGACTTTCCCGAGGGACCAATAGCTATGGCTGACGGCACGGTCATTTTAGTCGAAATCCGGGGTCAGACACTATCTCGCGTAGACCCCGAGGGTAAGATCGATGTTATCGCAAAGCTCGGGGGAGGGCCAAACGGTGCCGCCGTCGGTCCTGACGGTATGATATATGTCTGCAATAACGGCGGCTTTGTTTGGACCGAGACAGATGGCATCAGGCGTCCGATTGGAACTCCAGAGGGCTATAAAGGAGGGTCAATCCAACGAGTGGATCCTAGTAACGGCTCTTTCGAAACGATTTATGAGAGCTGTGAAGGTCAGCCGCTCAGAGGGCCAAATGATATAGTCTTCGATGCGAATGGAGGCTTCTACTTCACAGATCTTGGCAAGTCGACATCAACCTATGTGCATCACGGTGCTTTTTACTATGCCAAGACTGACGGCAGTCATATAGCTCGGGTTCATTCACCGATGATCACACCTAATGGAATTGGGCTTTCCCCAGACAACAGCACGGTTTACGTCGCTGAAACGAGGACCAGTCGAATATGGAGCTTCGACCTTGTCGCGCCAGGAGAAATTGGACCGCTATCATTCGATATGCCCGGTAGACTGGTTGCAACGCTGCCTGACTACCAGCTGCTCGATAGCTTGGCTGTTCAGGCGGATGGTAAGATATGCGTCGCAACGCTGATGCGCGGCGGTATCAGCATAGTGTGCCCCGAAAGCGGCGAAGTCGAGTTCGTCGAGGTGGAGGGGGACCCCTATACCACAAACATTTGCTTTGGCGGAGAGGACATGAGCGATGCATGGATTACGGCTTCAGGAACCGGATGTCTTTATCATGCGAGATGGAAGTCACCAGGCCTCCGTTTGAATTATAACGGGTGA